A stretch of Ipomoea triloba cultivar NCNSP0323 chromosome 11, ASM357664v1 DNA encodes these proteins:
- the LOC115996787 gene encoding uncharacterized protein LOC115996787 isoform X2, whose protein sequence is MLNNIYNYTVFIYFVKSLFSLSLSLSYFLSLCLSILRFLKKIFCRPRSNDFKDRRISGGVGIEVGELGFLWSSGRSKLFFEELQEEVDQLLHKTRVEMHASLQPGGRSPKPINGPMSTSQSKSGSENVQNNVTSFPSQVKGKKRERGDQASDSVKRERSLKADDSDSGLYKTESAIKSEIAKITERGGLVDSEGVDKLVQLMQPDRGERKMDLVCRSLLAAVVASTEKFDCLNRFVQLRGLLVLDEWLQDVHKGRISDGNPKDGDKQVEEFLLVLLRALDKLPVNLEALKMCNIGKSVNHLRSHKNMDIQKKARGLVDTWKKRVEVEMNMIDAKSTQGVAWPSKSRIPEPSHSGNKNPGGSNDVTPKSSVTQISSKTASIKTSQVETTAKSASSSPGPVRSASSPVPGKDSQARVSLCGASDVPLMREDKSSSSSQSHNHSPSFSGKEDARSSTAGSMSSNKLSNSSSRHRKSINGFPGTSVSGSQKENGTGRSTSLHRNSNPEKLSQTAPVGDKAVDGSVAEGISHKLIVKIPNRGRSPAQSASGGSYEEPNIMNSRASSPVVSEKHEHFDQNVKEKSDAYRSNVTSDVNAESWQSNDFKDILTGSDEGDGSPAALPDDDRKDERKSGEVSKIASSSSGTELKSGKLHNASFNSMNALIESCIKYSEANASMSHGDAVGMNLLASVATEEMSKSDMHSPSVSSQRNSPVVEETSVAEDSRSKPLPLDSFASDSSQRNDSMDCDNKKQLVAAGSSLSQDKLHLTTFSAPESFGERKLSVSPELMKAGEKSDKNFSSSFIDTKVVAEPNVEMNEMSGERNQSVLSPTIGAGKAYDGESDKKFDVGKAVVGDARLDGLPDSKMSDIDTSLTEEKASNALVSLGEQKRVGEVSSSDFPFEGSNKKDVNRGLNEEVKSPAATADSEVNERPIKEEQSTISSRDRNTDKGGDDEKVHPYLNQSERKTYDKIPDGAPAPVDKNIVSMDSTVNNLKTECNEGHAESKDRRLDSGGSPSQNEGPEFSGLVVEKHIGSRESKFSRVESEKTNNPVSNGVTSVAPETASKMKFDLNEGFVSDDVKCGEAISSSVTGYSSGVHVINPLPFSVSSVPTGLPASITVAAAAKGPFVPPDELLRFKGEKAEFGWKGSAATSAFRPAEPRKLLDTPFSSVSISHSETSSGKQNRPCLDIDLNVPDESSLEDLGCSALDIGYMSNHPSSRDVHKKEEPSSPSVRSSGGLDLDLNRADEPNDVGQCSVSSSHMFGGPVALSKPLPSSRLAGEVRRDFDLNNGPGVDDASAEQSLFQQNCRGSMHLQPATSSLRVNNPEIGNFTSWFTPACGYSAVTAPSILPDRGDQPFPVMPPGGPRICPAPGGSTFAPDVYRGSVLSSSPAVPFPSGSYQFPMFPFGPTTFPLPSASFPVGSASYINSSSGGRMFTASVNSQLLGPVSAAAPQFPRPYMVGLPDSTSNASTDINRKWPRQGLDLNAGPGSIDINGRDESVPLAPRQLSITDPQALAEEHGIYTMGGNILKRKEPDGGWDNDSFRYKQSSWQ, encoded by the exons atgctaaataatatatataattatacggtatttatttattttgtaaaatctctcttctctctctctctctctctctcttattttctctctctctgtctctcgaTCCTGCGTTTTCTGAAAAAAATTTTCTGTCGTCCTAGGTCGAACGATTTCAAAG ATCGGCGAATTAGCGGTGGAGTTGGAATTGAGGTGGGGGAGCTAGGGTTTCTGTGGAGCTCGGGGCGATCGAAGCTTTTTTTCGAG GAGCTACAAGAAGAAGTAGATCAACTCTTACACAAGACTCGAGTAGAAATGCATGCATCATTGCAACCTGGCGGTCGTTCTCCAAAACCAATAAATGGTCCAATGTCCACATCACAATCAAAATCTGGTTCAGAAAATGTGCAAAATAATGTAACATCATTTCCTTCACAAGTTAAGGGAAAGAAAAGGGAACGGGGAGATCAGGCTTCAGATTCTGTGAAGCGAGAGCGTTCTTTGAAAGCAGATGACAGTGATTCTGGTCTCTACAAGACAGAAAGTGCTATAAAATCTGAAATTGCAAAAATAACAGAAAGAGGAGGGCTTGTAGACTCTGAAGGAGTTGACAAACTAGTTCAACTTATGCAACCAGATAGAGGGGAGAGGAAAATGGATTTGGTTTGTCGGTCACTGCTTGCTGCAGTGGTTGCTTCAACAGAAAAGTTTGACTGCCTTAACAGGTTTGTGCAACTCAGGGGATTACTGGTATTGGATGAGTGGCTTCAAGATGTTCATAAAGGGAGAATTAGTGATGGTAATCCAAAGGATGGTGACAAACAAGTGGAGGAATTTCTTCTGGTTTTGCTTCGTGCACTTGATAAGCTCCCTGTGAATCTTGAAGCACTAAAAATGTGCAACATTGGCAAATCTGTTAATCATTTACGGTCACATAAGAATATGGACATCCAGAAGAAAGCTCGGGGCTTAGTTGACACATGGAAGAAACGTGTTGAAGTTGAAATGAATATGATTGATGCTAAATCAACTCAAGGTGTTGCATGGCCTTCTAAATCACGCATTCCTGAACCTTCTCACAGTGGTAACAAGAATCCTGGTGGTTCCAATGATGTTACTCCAAAGAGCTCAGTGACACAGATCTCCTCTAAAACTGCTTCAATTAAGACTTCACAAGTGGAAACtactgcaaaatctgcatcttcTTCACCTGGGCCAGTGCGATCTGCATCATCACCTGTACCTGGGAAAGATAGTCAGGCTAGAGTTTCACTTTGCGGTGCTTCAGATGTTCCTCTAATGAGGGAGGATAAGAGTAGCAGTTCTAGTCAGTCTCATAATCATAGTCCATCTTTCTCTGGAAAAGAGGATGCAAGGAGTTCTACTGCAGGATCAATGAGTAGCAATAAGCTCTCAAATAGCAGTTCTCGTCATCGCAAGTCAATTAATGGATTTCCTGGGACATCTGTATCTGGAAGTCAGAAAGAAAACGGTACTGGCCGAAGCACTTCTCTGCATAGAAATTCTAACCCTGAAAAATTATCCCAGACTGCACCGGTGGGTGATAAAGCTGTTGATGGGTCAGTTGCTGAAGGGATCAGTCACAAGTTGATTGTTAAGATACCAAATAGGGGACGCAGTCCTGCACAGAGTGCAAGTGGAGGGTCTTATGAAGAACCTAATATTATGAATAGTCGAGCTTCTTCTCCAGTGGTTTCAGAGAAACATGAGCACTTTGATCAAAATGTGAAGGAGAAGAGTGATGCATATCGTTCTAATGTAACATCTGATGTGAATGCAGAGTCCTGGCAAAGTAATGATTTCAAAGATATACTAACTGGATCTGATGAGGGTGATGGGTCACCTGCTGCTCTTCCTGATGATGATCGAAAGGATGAGAGGAAATCAGGTGAAGTATCAAAGATTGCTTCCTCATCTTCTGGAACTGAACTGAAGTCTGGGAAACTGCACAATGCTTCTTTCAACTCCATGAATGCTTTGATTGAGAGCTGCATTAAATATTCTGAAGCAAATGCATCCATGTCACATGGCGATGCTGTTGGCATGAATCTGCTAGCCAGTGTGGCCACTGAAGAAATGTCAAAATCTGATATGCATTCACCTTCTGTTTCCTCACAAAGAAATTCTCCTGTAGTTGAGGAAACTTCTGTGGCTGAGGATTCCAGATCCAAACCTCTACCCCTTGATAGCTTTGCAAGTGACAGTAGTCAGAGGAATGATAGTATGGATTGTGATAATAAAAAGCAGCTTGTTGCTGCTGGTAGTTCATTGTCACAGGATAAATTGCatttgaccacattttctgCACCTGAGTCATTTGGAGAGAGAAAGCTCAGTGTGTCTCCTGAACTTATGAAGGCTGGGGAGAAGAGTGATAAAAACTTTAGCTCTTCTTTTATTGATACTAAAGTTGTTGCAGAACCTAATGTGGAGATGAATGAGATGTCAGGTGAGAGGAACCAATCAGTGTTATCACCAACCATTGGAGCGGGCAAGGCATATGATGGTGAATCGGACAAAAAATTTGATGTGGGCAAGGCAGTTGTGGGTGATGCAAGGCTTGATGGCCTTCCTGATTCTAAAATGAGTGACATTGATACTTCATTGACAGAGGAGAAAGCAAGTAATGCACTTGTAAGCTTGGGTGAGCAAAAGAGAGTGGGTGAGGTTTCATCTTCAGATTTTCCGTTTGAAGGTAGCAACAAAAAAGATGTGAATAGAGGGTTGAATGAAGAGGTGAAATCACCTGCAGCAACAGCAGATTCTGAAGTGAATGAGAGACCTATAAAGGAAGAGCAGTCAACAATCTCTAGTAGAGATAGGAATACAGATAAAGGAGGGGATGATGAAAAAGTCCACCCATATCTTAATCAGTCTGAAAGGAAAACATATGATAAAATACCTGATGGAGCTCCAGCACCGGTGGATAAAAACATCGTCAGTATGGATTCTACTGTTAATAATTTGAAGACTGAATGTAACGAGGGCCATGCTGAATCTAAGGACAGGCGGCTTGATTCTGGTGGATCACCATCTCAGAATGAAGGGCCTGAATTTTCTGGCCTTGTAGTGGAGAAACACATTGGATCAAGAGAATCCAAGTTCTCTCGTGTTGAATCAGAGAAAACAAACAATCCAGTTTCCAATGGGGTGACCTCTGTTGCTCCAGAAACAGcttcaaaaatgaaatttgatcTAAATGAAGGCTTTGTTTCAGATGATGTGAAATGTGGTGAGGCAATAAGCTCATCAGTCACTGGGTATTCATCAGGTGTTCATGTAATCAATCCATTACCATTTTCTGTTAGTTCTGTGCCCACTGGTCTCCCAGCTTCCATTACTGTGGCTGCTGCTGCCAAAGGCCCTTTTGTTCCACCAGATGAGTTACTGAGATTCAAAGGTGAAAAGGCTGAATTTGGATGGAAAGGTTCTGCTGCCACAAGTGCATTTCGTCCAGCTGAGCCCAGAAAACTTCTTGATACACCTTTTAGTTCAGTGAGTATATCTCATTCTGAAACTTCATCTGGTAAACAAAATCGTCCTTGCTTAGATATTGATCTGAATGTACCAGATGAAAGCTCTTTAGAGGACTTAGGATGTTCTGCTCTAGACATTGGTTATATGTCTAACCATCCAAGTAGTCGTGATGTACATAAGAAGGAAGAACCAAGTTCTCCATCTGTTCGTAGTTCGGGAGGACTTGATCTTGATTTGAATAGAGCTGATGAGCCTAACGATGTGGGGCAGTGCTCAGTTAGCAGTAGTCATATGTTCGGGGGACCCGTTGCACTATCCAAACCATTACCATCGAGTAGGCTAGCTGGTGAGGTTAGAAGGGACTTTGATTTGAATAATGGACCTGGTGTTGATGATGCTAGTGCAGAACAGTCTTTATTCCAACAGAATTGTCGTGGAAGCATGCACCTTCAGCCAGCTACTTCCAGCCTTAGAGTGAACAATCCAGAAATTGGGAATTTTACTTCTTGGTTTACTCCTGCGTGTGGTTATTCAGCAGTCACAGCTCCGTCAATATTGCCTGACCGCGGAGACCAGCCATTTCCAGTAATGCCCCCTGGTGGACCACGCATTTGTCCTGCCCCTGGTGGTAGCACCTTTGCTCCTGATGTCTATCGAGGCTCAGTTTTGTCGTCTTCCCCTGCAGTCCCTTTCCCATCTGGTTCTTACCAATTTCCAATGTTTCCTTTTGGGCCCACCACCTTTCCTCTCCCATCAGCAAGTTTCCCTGTTGGATCTGCCTCTTATATCAATTCCTCATCTGGTGGAAGAATGTTTACTGCTTCTGTCAATTCACAGTTGTTGGGCCCCGTCAGTGCTGCCGCTCCTCAATTTCCTAGGCCTTACATGGTTGGCCTTCCAGACAGTACTAGTAATGCCAGTACAGACATCAATAGAAAATGGCCCAGACAGGGTCTGGACCTGAATGCAGGTCCTGGATCTATCGATATTAATGGAAGGGATGAATCAGTTCCATTGGCTCCGAGGCAACTATCTATCACTGATCCACAAGCACTAGCAGAAGAACATGGAATATACACAATGGGTGGAAACATCCTGAAGAGGAAGGAGCCTGATGGAGGGTGGGATAATGATAGCTTCAGGTACAAGCAATCGTCATGGCAATGA
- the LOC115997251 gene encoding ubiquitin-conjugating enzyme E2-23 kDa-like isoform X1, which yields MYIYKCTHYSHFFLFRFSCGLFDFFLPGGLYSIHFGNSLRIMSPSKRRDMDVMKLMMSDYTVETINDGLNEFNVEFHGPKESAYEGGVWKVRVELPDAYPYKSPSIGFINKIFHPNVDELSGSVCLDVINQSWSPMFDLINIFEVFLPQLLLYPNPSDPLNGDAASLMMKDKNQYDQRVKEYCERYAKSENITKRKDESEGDEDISDGHCTSSDEDEITGLADP from the exons atgtatatatacaaatgcaCCCATTATTCACATTTCTTCCTTTTCAGATTTTCTTGTGGCCTCTTTGATTTTTTCTTACCGGGCGGTCTATACTCTATACATTTCGGAAACAG TCTTAGAATAATGTCTCCAAGTAAGAGGAGAGACATGGATGTCATGAAATT GATGATGAGTGACTATACCGTCGAGACAATAAACGACGGGCTCAATGAATTCAACGTGGAATTTCATGGGCCGAAAGAAA GTGCTTATGAAGGTGGAGTATGGAAAGTTCGGGTTGAACTTCCAGATGCTTATCCATACAAGTCGCCTTCGATTGGATTTATTAACAAGATATTCCACCCAAATGTTGATGAGTT GTCAGGCTCCGTCTGCTTGGATGTTATTAACCAGTCTTGGAGCCCCATGTTCG ATCTTATAAATATCTTTGAGGTTTTCCTTCCTCAACTTTTGCTCTATCCAAATCCGTCGGACCCTCTAAACGGTGATGCAGCTTCTTTGATGATGAAGGACAAAAATCAATACGATCAAAGGGTTAAAG AGTATTGTGAGCGCTATGCAAAGAGCGAGAACATTACAAAACGCAAGGACGAGAGCGAGGGTGACGAGGATATCAGTGATGGACATTGCACGTCGAGTGATGAAGACGAAATCACTGGATTAGCTGATCCATGA
- the LOC115996787 gene encoding uncharacterized protein LOC115996787 isoform X1, whose amino-acid sequence MHGRQQRGGEPCRRRSFGQHMPATTARTVAAVDSSRTSAITADSFCKDGRKICVGDCALFKPPHDSPPFIGIIRCLISSKDNNLQLGVNWLYRPAELKLGKGILVDAAPNEIFYSFHRDEIPAASLLHPCKVAFLPKGVELPTGVSSFVCRRVYDIANKCLCLLTDQDYIDELQEEVDQLLHKTRVEMHASLQPGGRSPKPINGPMSTSQSKSGSENVQNNVTSFPSQVKGKKRERGDQASDSVKRERSLKADDSDSGLYKTESAIKSEIAKITERGGLVDSEGVDKLVQLMQPDRGERKMDLVCRSLLAAVVASTEKFDCLNRFVQLRGLLVLDEWLQDVHKGRISDGNPKDGDKQVEEFLLVLLRALDKLPVNLEALKMCNIGKSVNHLRSHKNMDIQKKARGLVDTWKKRVEVEMNMIDAKSTQGVAWPSKSRIPEPSHSGNKNPGGSNDVTPKSSVTQISSKTASIKTSQVETTAKSASSSPGPVRSASSPVPGKDSQARVSLCGASDVPLMREDKSSSSSQSHNHSPSFSGKEDARSSTAGSMSSNKLSNSSSRHRKSINGFPGTSVSGSQKENGTGRSTSLHRNSNPEKLSQTAPVGDKAVDGSVAEGISHKLIVKIPNRGRSPAQSASGGSYEEPNIMNSRASSPVVSEKHEHFDQNVKEKSDAYRSNVTSDVNAESWQSNDFKDILTGSDEGDGSPAALPDDDRKDERKSGEVSKIASSSSGTELKSGKLHNASFNSMNALIESCIKYSEANASMSHGDAVGMNLLASVATEEMSKSDMHSPSVSSQRNSPVVEETSVAEDSRSKPLPLDSFASDSSQRNDSMDCDNKKQLVAAGSSLSQDKLHLTTFSAPESFGERKLSVSPELMKAGEKSDKNFSSSFIDTKVVAEPNVEMNEMSGERNQSVLSPTIGAGKAYDGESDKKFDVGKAVVGDARLDGLPDSKMSDIDTSLTEEKASNALVSLGEQKRVGEVSSSDFPFEGSNKKDVNRGLNEEVKSPAATADSEVNERPIKEEQSTISSRDRNTDKGGDDEKVHPYLNQSERKTYDKIPDGAPAPVDKNIVSMDSTVNNLKTECNEGHAESKDRRLDSGGSPSQNEGPEFSGLVVEKHIGSRESKFSRVESEKTNNPVSNGVTSVAPETASKMKFDLNEGFVSDDVKCGEAISSSVTGYSSGVHVINPLPFSVSSVPTGLPASITVAAAAKGPFVPPDELLRFKGEKAEFGWKGSAATSAFRPAEPRKLLDTPFSSVSISHSETSSGKQNRPCLDIDLNVPDESSLEDLGCSALDIGYMSNHPSSRDVHKKEEPSSPSVRSSGGLDLDLNRADEPNDVGQCSVSSSHMFGGPVALSKPLPSSRLAGEVRRDFDLNNGPGVDDASAEQSLFQQNCRGSMHLQPATSSLRVNNPEIGNFTSWFTPACGYSAVTAPSILPDRGDQPFPVMPPGGPRICPAPGGSTFAPDVYRGSVLSSSPAVPFPSGSYQFPMFPFGPTTFPLPSASFPVGSASYINSSSGGRMFTASVNSQLLGPVSAAAPQFPRPYMVGLPDSTSNASTDINRKWPRQGLDLNAGPGSIDINGRDESVPLAPRQLSITDPQALAEEHGIYTMGGNILKRKEPDGGWDNDSFRYKQSSWQ is encoded by the exons ATGCATGGGAGGCAACAGCGGGGAGGTGAGCCTTGTCGACGGAGGAGTTTCGGTCAACACATGCCGGCGACGACCGCGAGGACTGTAGCCGCCGTTGATTCGTCTCGTACTTCTGCTATTACTGCTGATTCGTTCTGCAAG GATGGTCGCAAGATCTGCGTTGGTGATTGTGCTCTTTTCAAACCACCACATGATTCCCCTCCTTTCATTGGAATAATACGTTGCTTAATCTCAAGTAAAGATAATAACTTGCAGTTAGGTGTTAATTGGCTTTACCGACCAGCTGAGCTGAAGCTAGGCAAAGGCATCCTGGTGGACGCCGCGCCAAACGaaattttctattcttttcATAGGGATGAGATTCCTGCTGCATCGTTACTCCATCCGTGTAAAGTTGCCTTCCTTCCTAAAGGGGTTGAACTTCCAACAGGGGTATCTTCATTTGTTTGCCGCCGAGTTTATGACATTGCAAACAAGTGTTTGTGTTTGCTAACTGATCAAGATTATATTGAT GAGCTACAAGAAGAAGTAGATCAACTCTTACACAAGACTCGAGTAGAAATGCATGCATCATTGCAACCTGGCGGTCGTTCTCCAAAACCAATAAATGGTCCAATGTCCACATCACAATCAAAATCTGGTTCAGAAAATGTGCAAAATAATGTAACATCATTTCCTTCACAAGTTAAGGGAAAGAAAAGGGAACGGGGAGATCAGGCTTCAGATTCTGTGAAGCGAGAGCGTTCTTTGAAAGCAGATGACAGTGATTCTGGTCTCTACAAGACAGAAAGTGCTATAAAATCTGAAATTGCAAAAATAACAGAAAGAGGAGGGCTTGTAGACTCTGAAGGAGTTGACAAACTAGTTCAACTTATGCAACCAGATAGAGGGGAGAGGAAAATGGATTTGGTTTGTCGGTCACTGCTTGCTGCAGTGGTTGCTTCAACAGAAAAGTTTGACTGCCTTAACAGGTTTGTGCAACTCAGGGGATTACTGGTATTGGATGAGTGGCTTCAAGATGTTCATAAAGGGAGAATTAGTGATGGTAATCCAAAGGATGGTGACAAACAAGTGGAGGAATTTCTTCTGGTTTTGCTTCGTGCACTTGATAAGCTCCCTGTGAATCTTGAAGCACTAAAAATGTGCAACATTGGCAAATCTGTTAATCATTTACGGTCACATAAGAATATGGACATCCAGAAGAAAGCTCGGGGCTTAGTTGACACATGGAAGAAACGTGTTGAAGTTGAAATGAATATGATTGATGCTAAATCAACTCAAGGTGTTGCATGGCCTTCTAAATCACGCATTCCTGAACCTTCTCACAGTGGTAACAAGAATCCTGGTGGTTCCAATGATGTTACTCCAAAGAGCTCAGTGACACAGATCTCCTCTAAAACTGCTTCAATTAAGACTTCACAAGTGGAAACtactgcaaaatctgcatcttcTTCACCTGGGCCAGTGCGATCTGCATCATCACCTGTACCTGGGAAAGATAGTCAGGCTAGAGTTTCACTTTGCGGTGCTTCAGATGTTCCTCTAATGAGGGAGGATAAGAGTAGCAGTTCTAGTCAGTCTCATAATCATAGTCCATCTTTCTCTGGAAAAGAGGATGCAAGGAGTTCTACTGCAGGATCAATGAGTAGCAATAAGCTCTCAAATAGCAGTTCTCGTCATCGCAAGTCAATTAATGGATTTCCTGGGACATCTGTATCTGGAAGTCAGAAAGAAAACGGTACTGGCCGAAGCACTTCTCTGCATAGAAATTCTAACCCTGAAAAATTATCCCAGACTGCACCGGTGGGTGATAAAGCTGTTGATGGGTCAGTTGCTGAAGGGATCAGTCACAAGTTGATTGTTAAGATACCAAATAGGGGACGCAGTCCTGCACAGAGTGCAAGTGGAGGGTCTTATGAAGAACCTAATATTATGAATAGTCGAGCTTCTTCTCCAGTGGTTTCAGAGAAACATGAGCACTTTGATCAAAATGTGAAGGAGAAGAGTGATGCATATCGTTCTAATGTAACATCTGATGTGAATGCAGAGTCCTGGCAAAGTAATGATTTCAAAGATATACTAACTGGATCTGATGAGGGTGATGGGTCACCTGCTGCTCTTCCTGATGATGATCGAAAGGATGAGAGGAAATCAGGTGAAGTATCAAAGATTGCTTCCTCATCTTCTGGAACTGAACTGAAGTCTGGGAAACTGCACAATGCTTCTTTCAACTCCATGAATGCTTTGATTGAGAGCTGCATTAAATATTCTGAAGCAAATGCATCCATGTCACATGGCGATGCTGTTGGCATGAATCTGCTAGCCAGTGTGGCCACTGAAGAAATGTCAAAATCTGATATGCATTCACCTTCTGTTTCCTCACAAAGAAATTCTCCTGTAGTTGAGGAAACTTCTGTGGCTGAGGATTCCAGATCCAAACCTCTACCCCTTGATAGCTTTGCAAGTGACAGTAGTCAGAGGAATGATAGTATGGATTGTGATAATAAAAAGCAGCTTGTTGCTGCTGGTAGTTCATTGTCACAGGATAAATTGCatttgaccacattttctgCACCTGAGTCATTTGGAGAGAGAAAGCTCAGTGTGTCTCCTGAACTTATGAAGGCTGGGGAGAAGAGTGATAAAAACTTTAGCTCTTCTTTTATTGATACTAAAGTTGTTGCAGAACCTAATGTGGAGATGAATGAGATGTCAGGTGAGAGGAACCAATCAGTGTTATCACCAACCATTGGAGCGGGCAAGGCATATGATGGTGAATCGGACAAAAAATTTGATGTGGGCAAGGCAGTTGTGGGTGATGCAAGGCTTGATGGCCTTCCTGATTCTAAAATGAGTGACATTGATACTTCATTGACAGAGGAGAAAGCAAGTAATGCACTTGTAAGCTTGGGTGAGCAAAAGAGAGTGGGTGAGGTTTCATCTTCAGATTTTCCGTTTGAAGGTAGCAACAAAAAAGATGTGAATAGAGGGTTGAATGAAGAGGTGAAATCACCTGCAGCAACAGCAGATTCTGAAGTGAATGAGAGACCTATAAAGGAAGAGCAGTCAACAATCTCTAGTAGAGATAGGAATACAGATAAAGGAGGGGATGATGAAAAAGTCCACCCATATCTTAATCAGTCTGAAAGGAAAACATATGATAAAATACCTGATGGAGCTCCAGCACCGGTGGATAAAAACATCGTCAGTATGGATTCTACTGTTAATAATTTGAAGACTGAATGTAACGAGGGCCATGCTGAATCTAAGGACAGGCGGCTTGATTCTGGTGGATCACCATCTCAGAATGAAGGGCCTGAATTTTCTGGCCTTGTAGTGGAGAAACACATTGGATCAAGAGAATCCAAGTTCTCTCGTGTTGAATCAGAGAAAACAAACAATCCAGTTTCCAATGGGGTGACCTCTGTTGCTCCAGAAACAGcttcaaaaatgaaatttgatcTAAATGAAGGCTTTGTTTCAGATGATGTGAAATGTGGTGAGGCAATAAGCTCATCAGTCACTGGGTATTCATCAGGTGTTCATGTAATCAATCCATTACCATTTTCTGTTAGTTCTGTGCCCACTGGTCTCCCAGCTTCCATTACTGTGGCTGCTGCTGCCAAAGGCCCTTTTGTTCCACCAGATGAGTTACTGAGATTCAAAGGTGAAAAGGCTGAATTTGGATGGAAAGGTTCTGCTGCCACAAGTGCATTTCGTCCAGCTGAGCCCAGAAAACTTCTTGATACACCTTTTAGTTCAGTGAGTATATCTCATTCTGAAACTTCATCTGGTAAACAAAATCGTCCTTGCTTAGATATTGATCTGAATGTACCAGATGAAAGCTCTTTAGAGGACTTAGGATGTTCTGCTCTAGACATTGGTTATATGTCTAACCATCCAAGTAGTCGTGATGTACATAAGAAGGAAGAACCAAGTTCTCCATCTGTTCGTAGTTCGGGAGGACTTGATCTTGATTTGAATAGAGCTGATGAGCCTAACGATGTGGGGCAGTGCTCAGTTAGCAGTAGTCATATGTTCGGGGGACCCGTTGCACTATCCAAACCATTACCATCGAGTAGGCTAGCTGGTGAGGTTAGAAGGGACTTTGATTTGAATAATGGACCTGGTGTTGATGATGCTAGTGCAGAACAGTCTTTATTCCAACAGAATTGTCGTGGAAGCATGCACCTTCAGCCAGCTACTTCCAGCCTTAGAGTGAACAATCCAGAAATTGGGAATTTTACTTCTTGGTTTACTCCTGCGTGTGGTTATTCAGCAGTCACAGCTCCGTCAATATTGCCTGACCGCGGAGACCAGCCATTTCCAGTAATGCCCCCTGGTGGACCACGCATTTGTCCTGCCCCTGGTGGTAGCACCTTTGCTCCTGATGTCTATCGAGGCTCAGTTTTGTCGTCTTCCCCTGCAGTCCCTTTCCCATCTGGTTCTTACCAATTTCCAATGTTTCCTTTTGGGCCCACCACCTTTCCTCTCCCATCAGCAAGTTTCCCTGTTGGATCTGCCTCTTATATCAATTCCTCATCTGGTGGAAGAATGTTTACTGCTTCTGTCAATTCACAGTTGTTGGGCCCCGTCAGTGCTGCCGCTCCTCAATTTCCTAGGCCTTACATGGTTGGCCTTCCAGACAGTACTAGTAATGCCAGTACAGACATCAATAGAAAATGGCCCAGACAGGGTCTGGACCTGAATGCAGGTCCTGGATCTATCGATATTAATGGAAGGGATGAATCAGTTCCATTGGCTCCGAGGCAACTATCTATCACTGATCCACAAGCACTAGCAGAAGAACATGGAATATACACAATGGGTGGAAACATCCTGAAGAGGAAGGAGCCTGATGGAGGGTGGGATAATGATAGCTTCAGGTACAAGCAATCGTCATGGCAATGA
- the LOC115997251 gene encoding ubiquitin-conjugating enzyme E2-23 kDa-like isoform X2, translating into MYIYKCTHYSHFFLFRFSCGLFDFFLPGGLYSIHFGNRMMSDYTVETINDGLNEFNVEFHGPKESAYEGGVWKVRVELPDAYPYKSPSIGFINKIFHPNVDELSGSVCLDVINQSWSPMFDLINIFEVFLPQLLLYPNPSDPLNGDAASLMMKDKNQYDQRVKEYCERYAKSENITKRKDESEGDEDISDGHCTSSDEDEITGLADP; encoded by the exons atgtatatatacaaatgcaCCCATTATTCACATTTCTTCCTTTTCAGATTTTCTTGTGGCCTCTTTGATTTTTTCTTACCGGGCGGTCTATACTCTATACATTTCGGAAACAG GATGATGAGTGACTATACCGTCGAGACAATAAACGACGGGCTCAATGAATTCAACGTGGAATTTCATGGGCCGAAAGAAA GTGCTTATGAAGGTGGAGTATGGAAAGTTCGGGTTGAACTTCCAGATGCTTATCCATACAAGTCGCCTTCGATTGGATTTATTAACAAGATATTCCACCCAAATGTTGATGAGTT GTCAGGCTCCGTCTGCTTGGATGTTATTAACCAGTCTTGGAGCCCCATGTTCG ATCTTATAAATATCTTTGAGGTTTTCCTTCCTCAACTTTTGCTCTATCCAAATCCGTCGGACCCTCTAAACGGTGATGCAGCTTCTTTGATGATGAAGGACAAAAATCAATACGATCAAAGGGTTAAAG AGTATTGTGAGCGCTATGCAAAGAGCGAGAACATTACAAAACGCAAGGACGAGAGCGAGGGTGACGAGGATATCAGTGATGGACATTGCACGTCGAGTGATGAAGACGAAATCACTGGATTAGCTGATCCATGA